Proteins co-encoded in one Medicago truncatula cultivar Jemalong A17 chromosome 8, MtrunA17r5.0-ANR, whole genome shotgun sequence genomic window:
- the LOC11408318 gene encoding ethylene-responsive transcription factor ERN3-like — translation MDYQNQKSNENKHGEKLMMKNRSKFVGVRQRASGKWAAEIKDTSKNIRMWLGTYKTAEEAARAYDEAAFLLRGTNTRTNFSTTHSIPTNSPISLKLKNLLHRKSISNLSQSKNQCTLMSSSLQGAPIDNSIMVMENENKSSCSSEESKSLFWVQNQLVSEYNPYGVDMNMMNCSIGITPNTLQIDYSWPLPQQRINELPTLNDSVNVYGMNECYVEGTYESKYEYDVNYPLSHLFCFT, via the coding sequence ATGGATTATCAAAACCAAAAGAGCAACGAGAACAAACACGGGGAGAAACTTATGATGAAGAATAGGTCAAAGTTTGTTGGAGTGAGACAAAGAGCTTCAGGAAAATGGGCAGCAGAGATAAAAGACACATCAAAGAACATTAGGATGTGGCTTGGTACCTATAAAACTGCTGAGGAAGCTGCTCGAGCTTACGATGAAGCTGCTTTTCTCCTTAGAGGTACAAATACTCGTACCAATTTCTCTACTACTCATTCCATCCCTACCAATTCTCCAATATCTCTCAAACTGAAAAACCTACTTCATCGTAAATCCATCTCAAATCTAAGTCAAAGTAAAAATCAGTGCACTTTGATGAGTTCCTCTTTACAAGGTGCTCCTATTGATAATAGCATCATGGTAatggaaaatgaaaacaaatctTCATGTAGTAGTGAAGAGTCAAAGTCTTTGTTTTGGGTTCAGAACCAATTAGTATCTGAATATAATCCTTATGGGGTggatatgaatatgatgaactgCTCAATTGGTATTACACCAAATACATTACAGATTGATTATTCTTGGCCATTACCTCAACAAAGGATTAACGAGTTACCAACACTAAATGATAGTGTGAATGTATATGGTATGAATGAGTGCTATGTGGAAGGTACATATGAATCTAAGTATGAATATGATGTCAATTACCCTCTTTCTCACTTGTTCTGTTTTACTTGA
- the LOC11419041 gene encoding importin-5, translated as MDPESTQLQQSQLAAILGADPSPFETLISHLMSSTNEERSQAEALFNLCKQTDPDALVLKLGHLLHSSPHQEARAMSAILLRKQLTRDDSFLWPRLSSNTQASLKSLLLSSIQSENAKSISKKLCDTISELASSILPDNGWPELLPFMFQCVSSDSAKLQESAFLIFAQLSQYIGDSLTPHIKHLHDIFLQCLTSSAVNPDVRIAALNAVINFIQCLSGSADRDRFQDLLPAMMTTLTEALNSGQEATAQEALELLIELAGTEPRFLRRQIVDVVGAMLQIAEAESLEEGTRHLAIEFVITLAEARERAPGMMRKMPQFISRLFAILMKMLLDIEDDPAWHTADTEDEDAGESSNYSVGQECLDRLSISLGGNTIVPVASEQLPAYLAAPEWQKRHAALIALAQIAEGSSKVMIKTLEQVVAMVLNSFPDQHPRVRWAAINAIGQLSTDLGPDLQVQYHQGVMPALAAAMDDFQNPRVQAHAASAVLNFSENCTPEILTPYLDGIVSKLLVLLQNGKQMVQEGALTALASVADSSQEHFQKYYDAVIPYLKAILVNATDKSNRMLRAKSMECISLVGMAVGKEKFRADAKQVMEVLMSLQGSQMETDDPTTSYMLQAWARLCKCLGQDFLPYMEFVMPPLLQSASLKPDVTITSADSDNDIDDSDDESMETITLGDKRIGIKTSVLEEKATACNMLCCYADELKEGFFPWIDQVAGTLVPLLKFYFHEEVRKAAVSAMPELLRSAKLAIEKGQSQGRDVSYLKFLTDSIIPALVEALHKEPDTEICASMLDSVNECLQISGMLLDEKQVKSIVEEVKQVITASSSRKRERAERAQAEDFDAEEGELIKEENEQEEEVFDQVGEILGTLIKTFKASFLPFFEELSSYLTPMWGRDKTPEERRIAICIFDDVAEQCREGAIKYYDTYLPFLLEACNDETPDVRQAAVYGLGVCAEFGGSVFKPLVGEALSRLNAVIQHPNALHPDNVMAYDNAVSALGKICQFHQDSIDSAQVVPAWLNCLPIKGDLIEAKVVHDQLCSMAERSDSSLLGPNNQYLPKIVAVFAEVLCAGKDLATEQTAGRMVSLLRQLQQTLPPATLASTWSSLQPQQQLALQSILSS; from the exons atgGATCCCGAGTCAACTCAGTTGCAACAATCCCAACTCGCGGCGATTCTCGGCGCCGATCCATCACCGTTTGAGACTCTGATCTCACACTTGATGTCTTCCACCAACGAAGAACGTTCTCAAGCCGAAGCTCTCTTCAACCTCTGCAAACAAACCGATCCAGACGCACTCGTTTTGAAGCTAGgtcatcttcttcattcttcaccTCATCAAGAAGCTCGCGCTATGTCTGCTATTCTTCTTCGGAAGCAACTCACGCGTGATGATTCATTCCTCTGGCCTCGTCTTTCGTCCAACACTCAAGCTTCTCTCAAATCGCTTCTGCTTTCATCGATTCAATCCGAGAATGCGAAATCGATTTCGAAGAAGCTTTGTGATACAATCTCTGAACTCGCTTCCAGTATTTTACCAGATAACGGTTGGCCTGAATTGCTTCCGTTTATGTTTCAGTGCGTTTCGTCTGATTCGGCCAAATTACAAGAATCTGCGTTTTTGATTTTCGCTCAATTGTCGCAGTATATTGGTGATTCTCTCACGCCGCATATCAAACACCTTCATGATATTTTTCTTCAGTGTCTTACTAGCTCTGCTGTTAATCCTGATGTCAGAATTGCTGCTTTGAATgctgttattaattttattcagTGTTTATCTGGTTCCGCCGATCGAGATAGGTTTCAGGATTTGTTACCTGCGATGATGACTACGCTGACGGAGGCGTTGAATTCAGGTCAAGAGGCGACTGCTCAAGAGGCGCTTGAGTTGCTTATTGAGCTGGCAGGGACTGAGCCGAGGTTTTTGAGGAGGcagattgttgatgttgttggggCAATGCTTCAGATTGCGGAGGCAGAGTCGTTGGAGGAAGGGACCAGGCATTTGGCTATTGAGTTTGTGATTACTCTTGCTGAAGCTAGGGAGCGTGCTCCTGGTATGATGAGGAAGATGCCGCAGTTTATTAGTAGGTTGTTTGCTATTCTGATGAAGATGCTTTTAGATATTGAGGATGATCCGGCGTGGCACACTGCGGATACTGAGGATGAGGATGCTGGTGAATCTAGCAACTATAGTGTTGGACAGGAGTGTTTGGATAGGTTATCTATATCTTTGGGAGGAAATACGATCGTTCCTGTTGCTTCTGAACAATTACCTGCGTATTTGGCTGCACCGGAGTGGCAAAAACGCCATGCTGCATTGATTGCTCTTGCTCAGATAGCCGAGGGAAGTTCAAAG GTCATGATAAAAACTTTAGAGCAAGTGGTGGCTATGGTATTGAATTCCTTTCCTGATCAACATCCCCGTGTAAGGTGGGCAGCCATTAATGCAATTGGACAATTGTCTACCGATTTGGGTCCGGATTTGCAAGTTCAATATCATCAAGGGGTGATGCCAGCCCTAGCTGCTGCCATGGATGATTTTCAGAATCCTCGCGTACAG GCTCATGCTGCTTCAGCAGTGCTCAACTTCAGTGAGAATTGCACGCCTGAAATTTTAACGCCATACTTGGATGGAATAGTTAGCAAATTGCTTGTACTTCTTCAG AATGGTAAACAAATGGTGCAAGAGGGAGCCTTAACTGCTTTGGCATCAGTTGCTGATTCATCTCAG GAACACTTCCAGAAATATTATGATGCTGTCATACCGTACCTGAAGGCTATATTGGTCAATGCAACTGACAAGTCTAACCGCATGCTTCGTGCTAAGTCTATGGAATGCATAAGTTTGGTTGGAATGGCTGTCGGGAAGGAGAAATTTAGGGCTGATGCTAAGCAG GTCATGGAAGTTCTTATGTCCTTGCAAGGATCACAAATGGAGACAGATGATCCAACAACAAGTTACATGCTACAG GCATGGGCTAGACTCTGCAAGTGTCTTGGGCAAGATTTTCTTCCTTATATGGAATTTGTCATGCCACCTTTGCTTCAGTCTGCTTCACTTAAACCTGATGTTACCATCACATCTGCTGATTCAGACAATGATATAGATGATTCTGATGATGAAAG taTGGAGACTATCACTCTCGGTGACAAAAGAATTGGAATCAAGACTAGTGTTCTAGAGGAAAAAGCTACAGCATGTAACATGCTTTGTTGTTATGCCGATGAGTTGAAAGAAGGATTCTTTCCATGGATTGATCAG GTTGCAGGAACTTTGGTTCCACTCCTTAAATTTTATTTCCACGAGGAAGTTAGAAAAGCTGCCGTTTCAG CAATGCCGGAACTATTACGATCTGCAAAGTTAGCCATTGAGAAAGGGCAATCTCAAGGTCGGGATGTGAGCTATTTGAAGTTTCTGACTGACAGTATCATCCCAGCTTTGGTGGAAGCATTGCATAAG GAACCTGACACAGAAATTTGTGCAAGTATGTTGGATTCAGTAAATGAATGCTTACAG ATCTCGGGGATGCTTTTGGATGAAAAGCAGGTCAAGTCAATTGTTGAAGAGGTAAAACAGGTGATCACAGCTAGTTCAagtagaaaaagagagagagcaGAGAGGGCCCAAGCTGAAGATTTTGATGCTGAAGAGGGGGAGCTAATTAAAGAGGAAAACGAGCAGGAGGAAGAAGTTTTTGACCAA GTGGGCGAGATATTGGGAACTTTGATCAAAACCTTCAAAGCATCCTTCTTGCCTTTCTTTGAAGAATTGTCATCTTATTTGACTCCTATGTGG GGAAGGGACAAGACTCCTGAAGAGAGAAGGATTGCAATTTGCATTTTTGATGATGTTGCAGAGCAGTGTCGTGAAGGAGCTATTAA GTATTATGATACGTATCTTCCATTTTTGTTGGAGGCATGTAATGATGAAACTCCAGATGTTAGACAG GCAGCAGTATACGGCCTCGGTGTTTGTGCTGAGTTTGGGGGTTCTGTGTTCAAGCCTCTTGTTGGAG AGGCTCTATCGAGGTTAAATGCTGTGATCCAACATCCTAATGCGCTTCATCCAGATAATGTAATGGCATATGACAATGCAGTTTCTGCTCTGGGAAAAATTTGCCAATTTCACCAGGACAGTATTGACTCTGCCCAG GTAGTTCCGGCATGGTTGAACTGTCTGCCCATAAAAGGTGATTTGATTGAGGCTAAAGTTGTTCATGATCAACTTTGTTCTATGGCGGAGAG GTCTGACAGCTCTCTCTTAGGGCCAAACAATCAATACCTTCCCAAAATAGTAGCGGTATTTGCAGAG GTTTTATGTGCTGGTAAAGACCTGGCAACAGAACAAACAGCTGGCCGAATGGTTAGTTTACTCAGACAGCTCCAACAAACATTACCGCCTGCTACCCTTGCTTCCACCTGGTCATCTTTGCAGCCGCAACAACAGCTTGCTTTACAATCCATCCTTTCTTCATAG